The Streptomyces sp. V4I8 genome includes the window TCCCAGTGGTGGGCTGCGGAGTTCCCGTGGACAGTGGTTGATTCAGACCCTGCAGCAGCCATGGGGAGCTTCGGCAGTCGAGTCGGCCCCCGGGCCTCCCACCGCGCTGGTCAGCCCGGTGACGGTGCGAGGTGGCCGCACCTGGGATCCGCGACGTACGCCATGTTCTGGGCGTCGCTCGCGCTGACCGCGTGTGCGACGCCGGATCCAGAATCCAGTTCAGCACTCTGAACAGTGATGTGCAGGCGATCAAGCACGCCATCGAGCTCGCAAGCACCAATTGCATGCGACGAGTCTCGTCATGGTCGAAGTTCGCTTGTCCAAAGGTCGCCGAAGAGCTGGCCGCCACGAGGGGGTAGCCGAAGCTGCACGTCACCTGTCCAGAGGAACTCACCGGGAAGGTCGGTACCACCACTCGCTGCACGCTCACTGCGAGCGATGGCACACCTTGGGCGTGACAGCCAGGGCTTCCTCTGTCGACGGTGACCAGATCAACTTCGACACCAAGGCCGACGAATACGGATTCACCGGCTGTGAACTGACAGCTGTCGGCAGGGACGTAGGCCCCCGGCGCGCACCCGTCTCCCTGGGGACGCGCCGGGGTCCACGTCACGCGAAGAGCCCCACCAGCAGGCTGATGATGAGCCCGACCACGGCAACCAAGGTCGTGATGAGGTAGGGACGGAACCGGCGTCGGCTCCACGGAGCCGTGGAGGAGAAGCCGGTCGTGGCGCCCAGTACCCCGATCGCCAGGGGCATCAGGCCGCCGAAGAACCACGCGCAGCCGGTGGCGATGGCTCCGACCCAGCCGTGATCCGGTTTGTAGGAGGTGTCGCCGGTCTTGAGGGCCTCGATGACGTAGCCGCGTTCGTGCAGGGCGTCGCTCTTGAGCTCGGCGTTGAGGTCCTTGACGGAGCCGTCGGTGGCGGTGAAAGTGCCGTAGCACCAACGGGTCTTCGTCTTCTTCCGCGAGCTGCTCGATGTGCTGGAGCGGTACTTGTAGTCGACGGTGCAGGTGTCGACGGTGAGCTTGCCCGGGGTGGCCGTGACGTAGGTGTAGGGGCCGAGGTAGGCGCCGAGGGCCAGGAGGACGAGGCCTACGAGGATCAGGCCCGCGCCGATGAGGCGGCCGAGGCCGGTCCGGTCGCCCGGGCCTGCGGTGTTGGGCGCGGCGTTCCCATGTACTTGTGTCATTGAGGGTTCCTCAGGAAAAGGGGGACGGAGCGGTCAGAGGACGAGGGCGCAGACGAGCGCTGCCAGGGCGCCCAGGGCGAAGAGGCCGCCCAGGACGGGGCCGGTGACGGATCGGGCCGGCAGGCTCTGCCAGGAGGCGTTGAGGCCGGGGCCGCCACGGCCGCCGAAGCCGGTCAGGAGGCAGAAGATGCCGACGGCCAGCACGGAGAGGCAGAACGCGAGAATCGCGGCGTCGTCGCCGGGGTCGCGGTCCTGCGGCTGCTCGAAGGTGTCGTCCACTTGCACCACGGGGATTTTCGCCCCGGCCTCGAAACGCGATGACGTTTCCACCACCACGTCTTCGTAGGTGCCGTTACCGTCTTGCGCGCTCCAGTTTCCGGTGCAGCTGAACTTGAGTTCCGTAGAACGCCTGTGCGTGCCGTAGTGGGTCTTCGTGTGCGTTTCGCATGAAGAAATCGTGAGGGTTCCTTCGGTGCCGTCACCCGCGAGTTCACTGCGCAGTTCCGGAATGGTCACCGCGGCGACGACCGCGGCCACGAGGAGCAGTCCCAAACCGAGGAGTCGCCCCATCCACAGAGTCCCCGTGCTGCCGTAACGCGGCTGTGTAGTCACCACTTTTGGTGTCCCCTTGAATAACTTGGCGATCTCTTGACTGACGGGTTTGGCAGGGCTGTGCGCGAGGAGTCTAGGGTATCGGTCTGTCGGTCAATATGAACTATGGCAAGGGGAGTTCGGGGGAGAGTCATGGAGTTCGACACCTTTAGCGTGGACACCGATGTGCTGCGCAGGCAGGGCGGGAAGTTCACCGACCTCGGCGGTGATTTCACGACCGCGTCCAAGCGCCTCAAGGACGCCCTCGAAGGGCTTGGAGAGCCCTGGGCCGAGGCGGACTTCGGGGAGATCTTCGGGCAGGTCTACACCCCGATTCGCGACGGGATCTTCACATCGATGGACAGCCTCGCGGAACGGCTTCAGAAGATCGGGGACAACCTCGAGGGCATGGCGCGCAATTACGACGCATCGGATACGTCGAACAGCGGGCTGATGGACAAGATCTCCGGTCAATTCTGATCGACCCGCCAACTCCAATTAAATTCGGGGGCTATTCGCATGTCGCTCACACTTCCCGGTGAGCTTGTCTGGGTACTGGACCTCCTCGGCTATACCTGGCCGGAGGTCGATGAGGAAGCGCTGCACAAGGTTGCCGAGACCTGGCGGGCTTTCGGTGGCGAACTCGAAGAGATCCAGCGGGAGGGCGAGGGTCTCGCCCGCACCGTCGTCGCCCACAACTTCGGCACGGCGATCGACGGATTCAGCAAGGACTGGGGTGCCTATACCGGCGCGAACGGCGAGGACCGTTATCTGCCGGACGCGAAAACCGCCTGTGAAGTGATCGCCTTCGCTTTCGACGCGGCCGCGGTGGCGGTTCTCACGGCGAAACTGGCCGTGATCGCCCAACTCGTGGCCCTGGCCATCGAGATCATCGCCGCCCAGGCGGCGGCTCCCTTCACCTTCGGACTGTCCGAGGTCGGCGCGCTCGGCGCGACACAGGCCACCCGGCTGATCGTCCGGGAACTGCTGGACCGGCTCAAGCGGGAGGTCATGGAGGCGGTCACCAAGACCATGGAGCACGCCACCATGGACGCCGTCAAGAAGATGGCCAAGGAGCAGCTCGAGAAGATCACCAAGGAGAAGGTCAAGCAGTTCGCCAAGGACCAACTCAAGGAGCAGGGCAAGCAGTTCGTCCAGGAGAAGGTGGTCGACGCGGCCAAGGAGAAGGCCACGGAAGCCGCCGTCGGAATGGCGCAGAACATCGGCCAGCAGAGCATCGAGACCTACTTCGACGCGCGGTCCGGCATCGACCTGGGCGAGACGGCGGACGTGGCCAAGACGGCGGCCGGC containing:
- a CDS encoding DUF4333 domain-containing protein is translated as MHVTCPEELTGKVGTTTRCTLTASDGTPWA
- a CDS encoding PE-PGRS family protein, which codes for MSLTLPGELVWVLDLLGYTWPEVDEEALHKVAETWRAFGGELEEIQREGEGLARTVVAHNFGTAIDGFSKDWGAYTGANGEDRYLPDAKTACEVIAFAFDAAAVAVLTAKLAVIAQLVALAIEIIAAQAAAPFTFGLSEVGALGATQATRLIVRELLDRLKREVMEAVTKTMEHATMDAVKKMAKEQLEKITKEKVKQFAKDQLKEQGKQFVQEKVVDAAKEKATEAAVGMAQNIGQQSIETYFDARSGIDLGETADVAKTAAGEYVDGLNNEVTGGEGSTLADYVDPATHVNNAVDAATERVTTAAGDRVQHGVDALSGQGAQSTPASDAAAATASGAGSGSSGTAQSPSRPTAAASAASSGSSGSRSSGPSGGADDWARNEFG